The genomic region cttacacgggcatgtgacctatgaatgtaaaatttttctaagtgtttaaatttttttatatgtgactggtttagtcccaaaccacatttaagcttgttttaaggtctcgtataTCCTTATAAGGGATAATGTGAATGTTTACAAATAGTTGataatgaatgtataaatgtatgtgaatgggaCGTATTATTTGATAatcctcgtaaccctatttttgcgtcggatatgggttaggggtgttacaaaataccTTTCTAAACATCTAGATACATAGAGATACACATCTTTTCAAGAAATTTCTTAAATACTTATCCAATTACATCAAAGAACTAATTCAACCAAACTACTTCAGACATATCATAACTTGATCCTTTTAAAGAATATCCATAGTTTATCTAGAATTACTAGTAGCGTAAATAGACACATTCTTCCATACAGTCATAGTAGAATATGCCAAAAGGGCCAACTAGAATACGTCACAAAGGCTTCATACAAAATACGTCATAAAGGCATCATACAGAATCACATGTTTATTGCCTTGGCAGGATCTTATAGAAGATAccatgggtgggtcgattttatccccacatggtgtgtagggttggacggagttggtgtctAGAAGCTAGTGGGGAAGACTCGGTTATTTTGTTCTGCATCTGATTCTGtatctgagtgggctaaggcccacaccgaTTCTGTAAACGGCTCAAGCCCGAACTATGCATAAATACATGACTGATTTTAAATACGTGTTGTGTGTATATTTTctttggggattacacactgagtttacgaaaactcactcTTTTTTGTTTAAtctattcaggtaatccccaCCATTAGGTGAAATGGTGCAGCGGAGGTCTCGATGGTGACCACCACAATTTCGTACTATAGCAATGCAGTTTTTCTTAGTTATTTGTTCCCTCTATTAATTTGGGTTTTACTTTGTAATTTCTGGGACTTTGGACTATTTGGTTTTAACTTGGTTTTATATTGTTGATGTtttatttttgacaaaaatgatcAAAACTCGACTTTCACTAAAAACAAATGGCTTTTCTTATAAACTAAGGTTTTCAGAATTAATTACGGGTTTCCCTAATATAGTATGTTTTCAAAGCTTCCGCAAAAAAGAGATAAGTTTTAATTATAACAAAGATTAAGTCACTGGAACGATTTTTACTCGTCGATTTCAAAAACACTATCATGTGACactgccagattcagccataatgtctaggccgggtctaggatgttacatttagtagtattagagccaagttacaaaagtcggctgtggatttgggttttaaagatTAACTTTAAAGAAATGATTTGTAAATCATATGAAATATTTTTagaatatgtgacagcccaaaattgaccttagtcgggaagtagtttcgggaccacaaaaccgaggcataaaataatttaatattcattttgatgcctatgatatgtgttaatttgtgtgtgacattttgatgatttgatttagggtcataaatgtgaatttcactaaaaggacctagtagtgaactttgaaagtaggataggaaatgtgtgatgactaattaaagcatgcatgcaaaacaatggtcttgcatgtcaaatacccccttttataagtggtggccggccatgacaaggaggatgggcaaaacatgtcatagacatgttttgttggtgcaatatgggaggaaaaattaaactaaggtgaggaataaagaattgaaaaaaaaaaaggagagaaggtgtaatcccccattgccgtgagttgaaggaaaagaaagaaaaaatttgttcatcctttctttgagccaaaactaggaagaaaatacaaagaagaaaaagaaatgtgtgttcatccttgaacatcttttggccgaaaattgaaggaaaaagggaagaagggagtgaagcattcggctatcctaggtcactattaaggtaagtttgatgttttgccatgagattcatgtatattttagtagttagcttgagttctaactagccatggttcaaatccttactatgtcatggagatgatattttgctaaggtgagattgtgttgatatcatttgcatgctaaaagtgaagctttgcaatggtgcatgtgatggtggattaatgattattgaatattctttttagcaattttgagtgagagtttgatagatactatgaggttaaacttcatgacattgtaagcttgtaagttggatgatgaaattcatgctttgtgaaggtaaatggtgtagaaggagcattcgccataatgaagatatatgagatagtcataatcagccttatgattcggctcttgcatgtatatatatatatatatgtttgcacatgatgtattggtatgacatatatactatctcaaggcatataattacatacgatggtgtttggttatgaagtaaatgattgatgcgtattgagttacaatatgaaatcgttagttagtaaaatgtatgttgttttgtgtggtattaagtgtataattggcctcaacatggacatgcatattcggccacatgagggaattggtgtgcatgcattcggttagaggcaagcatattgatgcctattcttggcttagaaaattcgctaagaggaatattaactaatgtgttgagttcgattcatgatttcgtacatatgtgactttgatgcctaatgagtatatatattggctaagtaccttgaattcctcttcgatgctcaaatgattaaatcaatttatttgttaaattaagctcaagagcaaagggagctaaatccgataaagggaaggaaaaggtagtcgagtagccgtcgaaatcgctcgaccacgtccaagtaagtcttgagtaatgaccctacttgaattatattgaaatgatttgtcatattattgCGAGACAgtagaatgtgcgtagggactaagttataaagttaattgaaatcatgctctttgtgtgtggctattgagccgaaattggaaaggtttgataaatattttgtgtttgagccttagtaacgaaaatgaaatatggatgtgtcgtgattattgatatatgtatacatgagcatttgaatgatacccgggctaagtcccgaaggcatttatgctagtgaatatatccgggctaagtcccgaaggcatttatgctagtgattatatccgggctaagacccgaaggcattcgtgtgagttgtcatatccgggctaagacccgaaggcatttgtgcaagataccaaatccgggttaagacccgaaggcaattgtgcttgtggttatatccggctaaattccgaagaagctcggtttgaaggtgagcgttttggtgcggtaataaattcaattaatacgctcgaaaaacccatatgataaggtatgtttacatgtgcatcggaaaagttgattcgtttgaaatagtgttcgtttgatcgactaacgaactttcggctcttagataggttgataccttgtgtgtgtatatgattatgagaatgtgtactactaaagtgattcatttagctatgtgaatgtaatactttagtcaaagctgatttcattacttgaaacttactaagcattaaaatgcttacccgttgctttggctctttgttttatagattttgctcgttagctatcggattcgggatcattgaagtcgaagtcatccacactatcaaagccccctttttggtacaaattttggttgaactttgaaatggcatgtataggactatccttttgttgtaggtcatgtacatttcggttttgtgtaaacttagatagccatgcgaaaatggcttatatacgtttttagcatagtactataatcgtttgtatgttgatgattatgaggtatggaattgttttgaaacgattagccattgtaatggttaatcatgatcacactttgtgctatgtatgcaaaaagggccaattgaatcatggaaattatgaaataggtaaagtctaccttaaaggtagatgctgtcagcagcagtggtgtggatgtgaaaaatcactaaaaatagcatgaatggaataaattagttaataaattatgtaaatgaaccttgatgaatctactttcatatggaagaaacaaaacggtcatatgagttgtatgttaagtgatatttaggttttcgtgagacagggccagaatggtttctggaccccctgttccgactttggaaattcattgtaaattaaccagggataattgggagtcatgccatatatttatagattcctctttgagtctagtttctatagaaacaaacggaatcagtattgaagccctgtacagagagatattcaagttgtaacgcgcgaaggtcagtgtagtcgacccttgtcacatgggagactttaactaataaactgtactaattggcccaaccaaaaattctagaaaaaaatatgtagatggaaacgtgagtctaatttcagggaaaaattacgaaactgatttttgagctttgaaactcaagatatgatttttaaagcgacagtgatgcagtaaccaacttgtctagaaatttttaaatggactgtgaaaatgattaagtcaagtttgtgcaCACCCTGTGTTCGActctggtaacggactcgggtacggggtgttacagaataagtatgtggcacaccgagtctccggcaccgatCTTGTAAGCTTTCTAAACCTCTGTTTAGAATTGTTTGAAAGTATGATTAGAATATATTGAAACTAATTTAGTTAGTATATTACACTGAAAACACAATAGGAAGTGTAATCTGAAATAGTAGTGAGACTACGATTCGCGATAACAGACTCTAAACTTCTAATACTCTTCTGCATAAAATATCTGGCAATAATTATTGGAACTGTAACTAATGCATAAACATGTTAATagagacaaattttaaaatttatgatgagcACACGTGGTACTTATGAacggggtactagaggccgtGGTAGGGGCCgtagggggctcgagctgagttcTGGCATCTAATACTATTTTGAATCTGGATACTAGCTAGATACCGGTATCACCTGAAACATAGATCAAAtctgggtctcatgatcgagcTGCTAGGGTTGACGTACTATCCCAAGCCATGCTAcgaattttggagagggtcgctgggcccaatctAGGATTTGGGGGTCGTGGGTCAGTTACGGAACGACTCCGGTCCATTTGGGCTGAGTTATTCAGGGGTGTCGTGAGAGTAGCCCCTAAcgtggctgagtactggatggaggccacAGAGAGAATTATGGATGACCTGGATTTTACTGTTGAACAAAAGTTTAAAGGGGCTGTCTCTCAGTTACGTGAtgaggcataccagtggtggctcacggttaAGCAGGGCACTAGCCCAACCGATTGACCTGGGATTATTTTAAGACTACGTTCCAGGGTAAATATGCGAGGGCTAGCTACATTGATGCCATGAGGTGTAAGTTCCTTAATCTCACCCAAGGTGACCgttcagtggccgagtatgaggtcgAGTTTCTGAGGTTGATCCGTTATGCACGAGGCATGGTGGTGACTAAGTATATGCATTGTGTCcagtttgaggatggtctcagggACAGTTTGCAAGTTCTGTTaactccgcagagggagcgtgatttctCTGTTCTAGTTGAGAAGGTGACGATCACCGAGGAGGTTAAGCGCATTGAGCGCCAAAACCGAGAGAAAGGAAAGAATAAGAGGGAATTAGAGCCCTCGAGTTCTGCTATAAGGCTAAAAAAAAGGCCAGACCTGATGGGCCAGTCAGAGTTGGGGCCCCTGTTGTACCTGTTGGGGTAGCGCTTTGTGGGCACTATGGTAGACGGCAtccgggcgagtgttggaggaccATCGGGGCGTGTTTGATATGTGGATCTACTGAGCACTGCATTTGTGATTGTCCACTAAGAattgatcagatgcaagctccggGTTCTGTTACTTCATAGCCGCcgagggtagttcagcagccacctaggggccgtgGCTAGGCTAGGGATGGTAACTGCATGCGCCGAGGACAAAGAGCACTGGACAGAAGTGCTGAACcgactgaggtgaggcagcctgCTTTTGTTTATGCTTACTTCGCTGTGAGGACAGAGATGCTCCAGATGTCATCACGGGTATGCTTTTAatctataatgtaccttattTGGCATTGATAGACATAGGCCCTACGAATTCATATGTAGCTAGTACTGTGTCTGAAACCTTAGGGCTTCTAGTCGAGGGTACTGATAGTGAGGTAACTATGTTAAGTCCTTTAGGGAAATCTGTCTAGGTGAGTAAATTGTTTAGAGACGTTCCACTAGAGGTCCAAGGTACAATATTTCTGGTTGATTTAATGGAGTTTCCGTTCGGGGAGTTCGAtctaattttgggaatggactggctagttAAACACCGGGTGAGTCTAGATTGTGTGACGAAAAGGGTTGTCTTGAGGACCGAAAAAGGTAGTAAGGTAGTGGTGATTGATTAGCGACGAGACTACCTGAATAATGTGATCTCCACATTGGTAGTGGAAAAATTGGTTCAGAAAGGGTATGAGGCATTCTTAGCCTACGTTAGTATTTTTGATTCTGGGGACTCTTCGATTAAAGAATAGAACAGTGAGGGATTTTCCAGATGTGCTTCTTGAGGAGCTACCGAGGTTACCTCTGAGCCATGAGGTGGATTTTGAGATTGAGTTGATTCCTAGcacagctccggtgtctatcgccccttattGAATGGCACTGAAAGAGTTGATAAAACTTAAGGCTTAGATTCAGGAGTTGTTAGATCGTGGGTTCATTCTtcccagtgtgtctccgtggggagcacctattcttttcgtgaaaaagaaagatgggttaatgaggatgtgtattgactaccACCAATTGAACAAGTTAACggtcaagaataagtacccactttcgAGGATAGACGACTTATTCGATTAGTTTAGAGGGACCTCTATTTTTTGAAGATCGATTTGCACTCAGGCTGTCattagttgagagttaaggaggccGACAtgcataagacgacatttaggactcgttatagaCATTacaagtttctagttatgccatttggtttgactaatgcaccagtggcatttatggatttgatgaaccgtgtGTTTTAGCCTTATTTGGACCAATTTGTAGTggtatttattgacgacattttggtgtattctaagACAGAGGAtcagcatgatgagcatcttagagtggGTCTGCAAATTATtcgtgagaaacagttgtatgcaaagtttaccAAGTATGAGTTCTAGCTTCAGGAAGTgacatttttgggacatgtagtttctgctgaggggatacGAGTCGATGCTCGTAAAATTGATGCTATGTTGAGTTGGAAATAGCCAAAGAATGTGTTTGAAATCTGCAGCTTTCTGGGGCTAGCAGGATATTATTAATGATTCGTAGAGGGGTTCTCCTTGAGTTGACTAAGCTTTTGTGTAAGGGAGTTCCTTTCATTTGGACTGATGCACAACATGAGAGCTTTGGTAAGCTCAAGACTGTCTTAACTCAGGCTCCTATTCTGATGCAGCCTGAGCCTAGTAAAGACTTTATGGTATACAGTGATACGTCACATATGGGTCtaggttgtgttctgatgcaagatggtaaggtagttgcttatgcgtctcgacatCTTAAGACTCATAAGGCTAACTATCCGAAGCACAATTTGGAGTTGGTAGTGGTTGTCTTCGctctaaaaatttggaggcactaccTGTACTGTGAGAAAtgtattatctacactgatcacaagagtctcaaatatctcttcactcagaaggagttgaaccttaggcagcgtagatgggttGAACTGCTTAAGGATTACAATTGCACTATCGAGTACCATCTTGGTagggccaatgtggtggccgatacgTTAAGCTATAGGGCTATAATTGATTTGAGAGCGATGTTTGCTCAACTTAGTCTCTTCGATGATTGGAGTCTATTGGCAGAACTTCAAATTTGACCGACATGGATTGATCAGATCAGAGATAAACAGATGGGGATAAGTCTCTAGAGTTGCGTTTCTGTCAGGCTAAGAGTGGTACTACTACGAAATTTAGGATTAATAAGGATGGGGTATTGTGTTTTTGCGGTTGGATTTGTATACTGAATGATGAGGACTTCAGACAGTCGATTCTTcgggaggcgcatagtagcccttatgctatgcatcccggtgGAAATAAAATGTACCGAGATCTGCGAGATGTGCACTGTTGGCTAGGGTTGAAGCTGAGGTTACTGACTTCATTGGCTgctgtttgacttgtcagcaggttaaggctgagcatcagttaccttggGGTTTGCTGCAGCTGGTTAAGACACCGATATGGAAATGAGAGCTAGTAACGATGGATGTCGTTAGTGGATTGCCTCCGACACCCACTAAGAATGATTTTttctgggtcatcgtggatcgattgaccaagtctgcgcaCTTCATCCCAGTGAGGACAAACTTTtctctgcaaaagttggccaagctcTATATTTCTGAAATAGTAAGGTTGCATGAGGTACCTGTCtcgatcatctctgatagggatcctcgtttcacgtattggttttggaagaaacttcaTGAGGCTTTGGTTTCAAGGTTAGCCTTCAGTACTGTTttccatcctcagatagatggtcagtcggagagggtgattcagatactggaggacatgttgaggggctaTATTATTGatttccaaggcagttgggaggagtactttcCATTAGTagagttcgcttacaataacagctaccagtctagtatacagataacacattatgaggcactatatgggcatAAGTGCCGCACTCCCTTATGCGGGACTAAGTTGGGTGAGCGATATATTTTGGTCCAGAGATGGTTTCTATGACTGAGGACAAGGTCCGTTTGATTAAAGATTGACTGAAAGTGGCTTCTGATAGGCAGAAGTCTTATGTAGATCTGAAACAtcgagagatagagtattctGTAGGGGATTTCATTTTTCGCAAGGTCTCATcatggaagaagattctaaggttcggtcgcaagggcaagttgagccctcggTTTATTGGGCTGTATCGAATTTTGAACGAGTGGGACCAGTCGTATATCAGTTGGAGCTAGCTCCAGAGTTAAATCacattcatgatgtttttcatatCTCAATGTTGAGACGCTACCACTCTGATCCCACACATATTGTTCCAGTTGAAGAGATTGAGGTTCGACCAGATCTGACCTTCGAGAAGGAGCCGGTTTAGATTCTGGATCACAATGTAAAGGTTCTAAGGAGGAAGTGAATCCCATTGGTTAAGGTTCTATGGCGTAaccatagcactgaggaggctacgtgggagccagaggatgcgATGCAACAACAGTATCCTCATTTGttctaatcaggtaaatttcgaggacgaaattttcttttagggggtagagttgtaacaccccaagtttttaaatgtttctaaaattctgtaacgcctcaattttcgggctttctgtgtttctgtgatttttaaaatttgtgtgtcttctggttggttaaaatatatattttagtaggttagtgggactttggaaggcccaaacttaagttaaatccgtggtagtctttggaattttaattttatgaataggtgatgcaattggcgtttgggcttttaagagtaaaagggtaaaagatgacacaaaaaggagtgtggtgtagtggcaaggtggcgccacttaggggacaaggaagtgatgccatagaggaagcaaggggtccaaagTTCatgtcttggctcttgcaatatattttggtttttcttttcaataaatctggaagcaagtaggtgcgctttaaagtttaatgtgttggatttatgacacaaatgagttgatggcctagtggtggtggcgtgagttggcatgtgagaggactttggttcgaatcccttggcacgcaaaggttaattattttgctatgttgggacggcaagagttgatgttggttttaaactctggtgatggagggatcccatatcgggaagctaacataagagtagatggaaaGATGGCTTTACATAGagaaaaccatgaggagagtaggcatacccttcttggctgatcactttcactttatgacgtgctcgtttgggttgggcgtcagctaagagtgtttggagcgcagaTTAACTACAGTCtcttaacaggtgtgtatttttcATTACTCTaatagtaggacggctatttcgggccgcgatgtgCTGAAATGGGCCATATCGTCCCAATGGGtctgtaggcccaagtggataagttgtagaattactaaattacccttgtagggtaggactaccgatttacccctggagggtaaaatgactatttgcctctcgtgcgtaaatgactaacttatg from Gossypium arboreum isolate Shixiya-1 chromosome 1, ASM2569848v2, whole genome shotgun sequence harbors:
- the LOC128279704 gene encoding uncharacterized protein LOC128279704 — encoded protein: MLRILERVAGPNLGFGGRGSVTERLRSIWAELFRGVVRVAPNVAEYWMEATERIMDDLDFTVEQKFKGAVSQLRDEAYQWWLTGKYARASYIDAMRCKFLNLTQGDRSVAEYEVEFLRLIRYARGMVVTKYMHCVQFEDGLRDSLQVLLTPQRERDFSVLVEKVTITEEVKRIERQNREKGKNKRELEPSSSAIRLKKRPDLMGQSELGPLLYLLG